The following are from one region of the Eubacterium sp. MSJ-33 genome:
- a CDS encoding SpoIIIAH-like family protein, producing MKKKTMKRNQIIIGALTVLLGVAGYINFSGNKLDLAPGESQPTESAFAEEQLQTMTDAKPAEIVSGELTVSELSEDEYIELNSAEDKIGEAVLTSANAANNFVSIKLNREQSRSQNKENLLEIINGDGMDAQAVQEATNAYVKLTEDAEKEQEAEAILAAKGFGDAIVSIGDGSVDVVLNCTDLPDEKRAQVEDVVTRKTGCAVEEIVITLAQ from the coding sequence ATGAAAAAGAAAACCATGAAACGAAACCAGATTATCATTGGGGCACTCACGGTATTACTTGGTGTAGCGGGCTACATAAATTTCTCCGGAAATAAGCTGGATTTAGCGCCGGGAGAGTCGCAGCCGACAGAATCTGCATTTGCGGAAGAACAGCTGCAGACGATGACGGATGCAAAACCGGCAGAAATTGTTTCCGGGGAGCTGACCGTGTCAGAGCTTTCCGAAGATGAATATATCGAATTAAATTCAGCGGAAGATAAAATCGGAGAAGCGGTACTTACTTCTGCGAATGCAGCAAATAATTTTGTGTCGATTAAATTAAACCGGGAGCAGAGCCGGAGCCAGAATAAGGAGAATCTGCTTGAGATCATCAATGGCGATGGGATGGATGCACAAGCGGTGCAGGAAGCGACGAATGCATATGTGAAGCTGACAGAAGATGCGGAAAAAGAGCAGGAGGCAGAGGCTATTCTTGCAGCGAAAGGATTTGGAGATGCAATCGTATCGATTGGGGATGGAAGTGTGGATGTCGTTTTAAATTGTACGGATCTGCCGGACGAAAAACGGGCACAGGTTGAGGATGTTGTAACAAGAAAGACCGGATGTGCAGTGGAAGAAATTGTAATTACACTTGCGCAGTAA
- the spoIIIAA gene encoding stage III sporulation protein AA — protein sequence MNQIDIDYNSLIELRFRICEPLILVFKQGEYFVQNCGGLTLDRKKAYRVTADDIRAILDAVTDYSLYAYEDEVRQGFVTVCGGHRVGVAGQVVLEHGRVKNVKHISFINIRVSHQIQGCASGLLPYVIKEGRLLHTLIISPPGCGKTTILRDLVRLISDGNSYCRGMNVGVVDERSELAACYMGVPQNDVGLRTDILDGCPKAEGMLMLLRSMSPKVIAVDEIGSRDDIDAISYVINCGCGILATIHGDSIDDIRTRPVLRKLVEEKVFERYIVLGNSAGIGTVESIFDERGNELYIGSLSVAN from the coding sequence ATGAATCAGATTGATATAGATTATAACTCCCTGATAGAATTACGGTTTCGTATTTGTGAGCCGCTGATCCTTGTATTTAAACAGGGAGAATATTTTGTGCAGAACTGTGGGGGGCTGACACTGGATCGAAAAAAAGCATATCGTGTGACTGCAGATGATATCCGGGCAATTCTGGATGCAGTCACCGATTATTCGTTATATGCATATGAGGATGAAGTGAGACAGGGGTTTGTGACAGTGTGTGGCGGGCATCGCGTGGGTGTTGCCGGTCAGGTTGTATTGGAACATGGGAGAGTTAAAAACGTGAAACATATATCGTTTATTAATATTCGTGTGTCACATCAGATTCAAGGGTGTGCTTCGGGGCTGCTGCCGTATGTGATTAAAGAGGGCAGACTGCTGCATACGCTCATCATATCGCCGCCGGGATGTGGAAAGACGACGATTCTGCGCGATCTGGTGCGGTTGATATCGGATGGGAACAGTTATTGCAGAGGCATGAATGTCGGAGTTGTGGATGAACGGTCGGAACTTGCCGCCTGTTATATGGGAGTACCTCAAAATGATGTCGGATTGCGTACAGATATTTTAGATGGCTGCCCGAAAGCAGAGGGAATGCTTATGCTGCTTCGGTCGATGAGTCCGAAGGTAATTGCTGTGGATGAGATCGGAAGCAGGGATGATATTGATGCGATTTCGTATGTAATCAATTGTGGTTGTGGAATTCTGGCAACAATCCATGGAGATTCCATCGATGATATCCGCACACGGCCGGTACTGCGGAAATTAGTGGAAGAGAAAGTGTTTGAACGGTATATCGTGCTTGGAAACAGTGCAGGAATCGGAACGGTGGAATCTATTTTTGACGAGAGGGGTAATGAGCTATACATTGGTTCACTTTCGGTTGCAAACTGA
- a CDS encoding citrate/2-methylcitrate synthase, protein MNQQEFSAVTPEFERLAKLCESHDVIDPELYTKYQVKRGLRDLDGKGVLTGLTEISTIISSEEVNGVTIPVDGQLYYRGINIYDLVRGFTSEKRFGFEETVYLLLFGELPNKKELADFNTLLGSYRKLPHYFARDIILKTPTPDIMNALAKNILTLSSYDTNAMDVSIPNVLRQSIELIANFPALAVYSYQAYRHYELGKGLYIHQTKPELSTAENILRLLRQDKSYTDTEAKVLDLALVLHAEHGGGNNSTFTTHVVTSSGTDTYSSVAASLCSLKGPKHGGANVKVKRMFDDLKEHVRDWDDKDEIRQYLCDILDKKAFDRSGLIYGMGHAVYSISDPRANVFQTFVGKLSEEKHKEKEYKLYMDVAEIAKEVIADKRKIYKGVSPNVDFYSGFVYTMLDLPEELFTPMFAVARIAGWSAHRIEELINANKIIRPAYKSIAENRAYTPIAER, encoded by the coding sequence ATGAATCAACAGGAATTTTCAGCAGTCACACCGGAGTTTGAGCGTTTGGCAAAATTATGTGAAAGCCATGATGTGATTGATCCCGAATTGTATACAAAATATCAGGTAAAACGTGGGCTACGTGATTTAGATGGCAAAGGAGTACTGACCGGACTTACAGAAATCTCCACAATCATCTCCTCCGAGGAGGTAAATGGTGTCACAATACCAGTCGATGGTCAGCTCTACTACCGCGGAATTAATATTTATGATCTGGTCAGGGGCTTTACTTCCGAGAAGCGTTTTGGTTTTGAAGAAACCGTATATCTACTGCTCTTCGGTGAGCTGCCGAATAAAAAAGAGCTTGCAGATTTCAACACGCTGCTCGGTTCCTACCGGAAGCTGCCTCATTATTTTGCAAGAGATATTATATTAAAAACACCGACACCCGATATCATGAATGCCCTTGCGAAAAATATCCTCACACTCAGTTCTTACGATACAAACGCCATGGATGTCAGCATCCCGAACGTCCTTCGCCAGAGCATTGAGCTGATTGCGAATTTTCCAGCGCTTGCTGTGTACTCGTATCAGGCATACCGCCACTACGAGCTTGGGAAGGGACTTTATATCCACCAGACAAAGCCGGAGCTTTCCACTGCCGAGAATATTCTGCGCCTCCTGCGTCAGGATAAATCTTATACCGATACCGAGGCAAAGGTGCTCGACTTAGCGCTCGTGCTCCATGCTGAGCATGGCGGTGGTAACAACTCCACATTTACAACACACGTTGTTACCTCTTCCGGAACAGATACATATTCTTCAGTTGCCGCTTCCCTTTGCTCTTTGAAGGGGCCAAAGCACGGCGGTGCCAATGTCAAGGTAAAGCGTATGTTTGACGATTTGAAGGAACACGTCCGTGACTGGGATGATAAAGATGAAATCCGTCAGTATCTGTGCGATATTTTGGACAAGAAAGCTTTCGATCGTTCCGGACTGATCTACGGAATGGGACATGCCGTATACTCCATCTCCGATCCACGTGCGAATGTATTCCAGACTTTCGTCGGAAAACTGTCCGAGGAAAAGCACAAAGAAAAAGAATATAAGCTTTATATGGATGTCGCTGAGATTGCGAAGGAAGTCATCGCAGACAAGCGTAAAATCTATAAGGGTGTCAGCCCAAACGTCGATTTCTACAGTGGCTTCGTCTACACAATGCTTGATCTGCCGGAAGAACTCTTCACACCGATGTTCGCCGTTGCCCGTATCGCCGGCTGGAGCGCCCACCGTATCGAAGAGCTGATCAATGCCAACAAGATCATCCGCCCGGCTTACAAGTCGATTGCGGAAAACCGTGCATATACACCGATTGCAGAGCGGTAA
- a CDS encoding stage III sporulation protein AE — protein MYAQETGEQAVTTELGREPDNLSEETETVTENISATTEENTSSIYDVIFEELNLDELERALNQEGIATSMPVSEMVKKQVEGDSKSVFSALFATISQVFFGELQKNKSLLLELVGIVLIGSIFVNLSNSFAGGFISENGFYITYMLMTSLLLTSFSMAYTITLAALDKVLVAVRLLVPAFLLVLQFVGHAATAGGTYNLVLIGIWLIQAVIIRLVLPLIEFYVIVSLVNNLQKEDSFSKLCELVQSLIKWILRTIIVVVIGLNVIKGLLEPQMDRIGKSAVNRALTAIPGSVVSVLAGTYLACGMIIKNSIGVAGILILSGICLAPVIQLFLLMFTVRITTALIQPMGDKRYVDGTAALAHGIGMLMQALASALVLFIITLAIMTGVTNGTGG, from the coding sequence TTGTATGCACAGGAGACAGGAGAACAGGCTGTTACAACGGAATTAGGGCGGGAGCCGGATAACCTGTCTGAGGAGACAGAGACTGTGACAGAAAACATTTCTGCAACAACGGAAGAGAATACCTCATCTATCTATGATGTTATTTTTGAAGAGTTAAATCTGGACGAGCTGGAGCGTGCCCTAAATCAGGAGGGGATTGCAACGTCAATGCCTGTTTCAGAGATGGTGAAAAAACAGGTGGAAGGGGATAGCAAATCTGTTTTTTCAGCATTGTTTGCAACGATCAGCCAGGTGTTCTTCGGAGAGCTGCAGAAGAATAAAAGCCTGCTTTTGGAACTGGTTGGAATTGTGCTGATTGGAAGTATCTTTGTGAATCTGTCCAATTCATTTGCTGGCGGGTTTATCAGTGAGAACGGATTTTATATTACGTATATGCTAATGACTTCGCTGCTTCTGACTTCGTTTTCTATGGCATATACCATTACGCTTGCCGCGCTTGACAAAGTGCTGGTTGCGGTTCGGCTTTTGGTGCCTGCATTTCTGCTTGTCCTGCAGTTTGTCGGACATGCTGCAACTGCAGGCGGAACCTACAACCTTGTATTGATCGGTATCTGGTTGATTCAGGCAGTTATCATACGTCTGGTGCTGCCGCTGATCGAATTTTATGTAATCGTATCTCTGGTCAACAATCTGCAAAAGGAAGACAGTTTTTCAAAGCTGTGTGAGCTTGTGCAAAGCCTGATAAAATGGATTTTGCGGACAATCATAGTCGTCGTCATCGGACTAAATGTGATTAAAGGTCTGCTGGAGCCACAGATGGATCGAATTGGAAAATCGGCGGTCAATCGTGCATTGACAGCGATTCCGGGAAGTGTTGTATCGGTGCTTGCCGGAACATATCTGGCTTGCGGAATGATTATTAAAAACAGTATCGGCGTTGCAGGAATTTTAATTTTGTCAGGTATCTGTCTGGCACCAGTGATTCAACTTTTTTTGTTGATGTTTACCGTGCGGATCACCACGGCACTGATCCAGCCGATGGGAGATAAGCGTTATGTAGATGGTACGGCGGCGCTGGCACATGGAATTGGAATGCTGATGCAGGCACTTGCAAGTGCATTGGTGCTTTTTATCATTACACTTGCGATTATGACAGGTGTAACGAATGGAACAGGAGGGTGA
- the xseA gene encoding exodeoxyribonuclease VII large subunit, producing the protein MRVENGKKILSVCEVNTYIGNIIKQDYLLKNICLEGEVSSFSKGPTGHLYITLKDCTTPEGQNETVSYKGIIKVNVWRSIVEKLKLPPINQGDILIVRGSCSIYDVKSEYSVNAVSVQKREERGWHGDAYAELKKKLGQEGIFDTAIKKPIPKYPRKVGVVISIGTNAYKDIMSVSKKRNPYVQMIVCDARAQGENARELIVQGIRRLDAMGVDTIIIGRGGGSREDLEVFDDETVVRAIYAAKTPIISGTGHEGDTSLADDAADLRVETPTAAATAAVPSIDDILHLIHQYMRTMNYHVTNKKNLYQTRLAAGEKEMRIRMKGRMQEKGTKLQMYMQQLAVLNPKAKLEKNQEKLAQYQEKLRAQIGLRYKDYEHRLCLQLTRLHGNAPTAKLIGGFGYLESEGKPVMSASQTQVGDSLDVTLHDGRIHATVVSVDISEDGR; encoded by the coding sequence ATGAGAGTAGAAAATGGAAAGAAAATTCTTTCTGTCTGTGAAGTAAATACTTATATAGGCAATATTATTAAACAGGATTACCTGTTAAAGAATATCTGTCTGGAAGGTGAGGTATCAAGTTTCAGCAAGGGACCGACGGGGCATTTGTATATCACACTCAAAGACTGTACGACACCGGAAGGACAGAATGAGACAGTATCTTATAAAGGAATTATCAAGGTGAATGTGTGGAGAAGCATTGTGGAGAAACTGAAGCTTCCACCCATTAATCAGGGTGATATTCTAATCGTAAGGGGAAGCTGTTCTATTTACGATGTCAAGAGTGAATATAGTGTCAATGCGGTCTCAGTGCAAAAGAGAGAAGAACGCGGCTGGCATGGCGATGCATATGCAGAGTTAAAAAAGAAACTTGGACAGGAAGGTATCTTTGACACGGCAATCAAAAAGCCGATTCCGAAGTATCCGCGGAAGGTTGGGGTGGTAATATCAATTGGCACCAATGCATACAAGGATATCATGAGTGTTTCAAAAAAACGAAATCCTTATGTGCAGATGATTGTCTGTGATGCAAGAGCACAGGGTGAAAATGCGCGGGAACTGATCGTGCAGGGAATCCGCAGACTGGATGCGATGGGCGTGGATACGATCATCATCGGACGAGGTGGTGGATCGAGAGAAGATCTGGAAGTGTTTGATGATGAGACGGTCGTTCGGGCAATCTATGCAGCGAAGACACCGATCATATCCGGAACCGGACATGAAGGTGATACTTCTCTGGCAGATGATGCGGCAGATCTTCGTGTGGAGACACCAACGGCAGCGGCAACGGCAGCCGTGCCATCTATTGATGATATTTTACATTTGATTCATCAGTATATGCGCACGATGAACTATCATGTGACGAATAAGAAGAATTTATATCAGACTCGGCTTGCAGCAGGAGAAAAAGAAATGCGCATCCGTATGAAGGGGCGTATGCAGGAGAAGGGGACGAAGCTGCAGATGTATATGCAGCAGCTTGCGGTCTTAAATCCGAAGGCAAAGCTTGAGAAGAATCAAGAGAAGCTTGCGCAGTATCAGGAGAAATTGCGTGCGCAGATCGGGCTTCGCTATAAAGATTATGAACACCGATTATGCTTGCAGTTGACACGATTGCATGGAAATGCACCGACGGCGAAACTGATTGGAGGATTTGGTTATCTCGAGTCGGAGGGAAAACCGGTGATGTCGGCAAGCCAGACGCAGGTAGGAGATTCGCTGGATGTTACTTTGCATGATGGCAGAATTCATGCGACAGTTGTTTCCGTGGATATAAGTGAAGATGGACGATAG
- the spoIIIAC gene encoding stage III sporulation protein AC: MTIQLIFKIAAVGIVVALINQVLKHSGRDDQAYLVSLAGLIIVLTWIIPYVNQLFQEINTLFGF; the protein is encoded by the coding sequence ATGACAATTCAGTTGATATTTAAAATTGCAGCTGTGGGGATTGTTGTGGCACTGATCAATCAAGTGCTGAAGCACTCCGGAAGAGACGATCAGGCGTATCTGGTCAGTCTTGCTGGGTTGATTATTGTTCTCACATGGATCATCCCTTATGTCAATCAGTTATTTCAGGAGATCAACACGTTGTTTGGATTTTAG
- a CDS encoding Asp23/Gls24 family envelope stress response protein: MSDMINEEEKIGKISIADGVVASIAGIAAIEVEGVSKLTGNISKELVAKLGKKNLANGVKVEITDGNVVVDVSLEVEYGTSIKKVSEGVQEKVKQAIENMTGLHVRVVNVVVSGIKMNKE; this comes from the coding sequence ATGAGCGATATGATAAATGAAGAAGAAAAGATTGGTAAAATCAGTATAGCTGATGGCGTGGTGGCATCCATCGCAGGAATTGCGGCAATCGAGGTAGAAGGTGTTTCCAAGCTGACAGGTAATATCTCCAAGGAACTTGTAGCGAAGCTTGGTAAGAAGAATCTTGCCAATGGTGTGAAAGTAGAGATTACAGATGGAAATGTTGTTGTAGATGTTTCTTTGGAAGTTGAGTATGGTACAAGCATCAAGAAAGTATCCGAAGGTGTGCAGGAGAAGGTAAAGCAGGCAATCGAGAACATGACAGGTCTTCATGTGCGCGTTGTAAATGTAGTTGTATCCGGCATCAAAATGAATAAAGAGTAA
- the xseB gene encoding exodeoxyribonuclease VII small subunit has translation MAENEKKEFNIEEAFARLDAINKLLENPDTNLKDSMTFYAEGVQLANACKEELAGVEKEIKILDEV, from the coding sequence ATGGCAGAAAATGAGAAGAAAGAATTTAACATAGAGGAAGCATTTGCACGGCTCGATGCAATCAATAAGCTTCTGGAAAATCCGGATACGAATCTGAAGGATTCCATGACGTTTTATGCGGAAGGGGTACAGCTTGCAAATGCCTGCAAGGAAGAACTGGCAGGTGTGGAAAAGGAGATCAAGATATTAGATGAAGTATGA
- a CDS encoding stage III sporulation protein AB, whose product MFGGCTAMGILRAMGIRRRVKEMQEFARILSFLTGELRYHRDILAQVFTRVSRKCKAPYADWLSAVSVSLRNIQDMPPVQERAAEADFYQIWMKNADELYEKSGLKKEDIEYIYNLGQTIGYLDVQAQEEGLALLQTDLGRHIRELESTSKEQMKVAFVIGTVVGVLLIIILI is encoded by the coding sequence GTGTTTGGCGGTTGTACGGCAATGGGAATCTTGCGGGCGATGGGAATTCGAAGACGTGTGAAAGAGATGCAGGAATTCGCCCGGATCCTTTCCTTTCTGACAGGAGAATTACGTTATCACAGAGATATTCTGGCACAGGTATTTACACGTGTGTCGAGAAAATGTAAAGCGCCGTACGCGGATTGGTTGTCTGCGGTTTCAGTATCACTCAGGAACATACAGGATATGCCACCGGTGCAGGAGAGAGCCGCCGAAGCGGATTTCTATCAGATATGGATGAAAAACGCGGACGAGTTATATGAAAAGTCCGGTCTGAAAAAGGAGGATATCGAATATATATATAACCTGGGACAGACAATCGGGTATCTGGATGTGCAGGCGCAGGAGGAAGGTCTTGCATTGTTGCAGACAGATCTTGGCAGACATATCCGTGAGCTGGAGTCTACATCGAAGGAACAGATGAAGGTAGCATTTGTGATAGGAACGGTAGTGGGTGTGCTGTTGATTATAATCTTGATCTAG
- the efp gene encoding elongation factor P, with protein MMEASDFRNGVTFVCDGQPCQVIEFQHVKPGKGAAFVRTKYKNIITGAIRETSFNPTAKFDSAYIERKDMDYSYRDGNLYYFMDQETFEMIPVDESVIGDAMKFVKEGMTCKISIYEGNVFAVEGPDFVELEITECEPGVAGNTATNATKPCTVETGATLNVPLFINQGEIIKIDTRTGKYLSRAK; from the coding sequence ATTATGGAAGCAAGTGATTTCAGAAATGGTGTGACTTTTGTATGTGATGGTCAGCCTTGTCAGGTAATAGAATTTCAGCATGTAAAGCCAGGTAAGGGTGCTGCGTTTGTCCGTACAAAGTATAAGAATATTATTACAGGTGCAATCAGAGAGACAAGTTTCAACCCTACAGCAAAGTTCGATTCCGCTTACATCGAGCGTAAGGATATGGACTACTCTTACAGAGATGGTAACTTGTATTACTTCATGGATCAGGAGACATTCGAGATGATCCCTGTTGATGAGAGTGTAATCGGTGACGCTATGAAGTTTGTTAAGGAAGGTATGACATGTAAGATTTCTATCTACGAAGGTAATGTATTCGCAGTGGAAGGTCCGGATTTTGTAGAACTTGAGATTACAGAGTGTGAGCCGGGCGTAGCAGGAAATACAGCTACAAACGCTACAAAGCCATGTACAGTTGAGACAGGCGCAACATTGAATGTTCCTCTGTTCATCAATCAGGGTGAGATTATTAAGATTGATACACGTACAGGAAAATATCTTTCAAGAGCAAAGTAA
- the nusB gene encoding transcription antitermination factor NusB has translation MTRRAIRENIFLIVFKAAFNSQEDMEEQIRFSVGRIGEPEDDPEDIAVTEAGKVKEEDLAYIDEKSHKILAMIPTLDEKISEISDGWQIGRLGKPELAILRLALYEMLYDEEVPFRVAINEAVELAKKYCNPDASGFINAVLAKVEEP, from the coding sequence ATGACAAGACGAGCAATACGAGAAAATATTTTTCTGATTGTATTTAAGGCAGCTTTCAACAGTCAGGAAGACATGGAAGAACAGATTCGATTTTCGGTAGGAAGAATCGGCGAACCGGAGGATGATCCGGAGGATATCGCCGTGACGGAAGCAGGAAAAGTAAAAGAGGAAGATCTGGCATATATCGATGAGAAATCACATAAGATACTTGCTATGATCCCGACACTCGACGAGAAGATCAGTGAGATTTCTGATGGATGGCAGATTGGCAGACTTGGAAAGCCGGAACTTGCAATCCTGCGTCTGGCACTCTACGAGATGCTTTATGACGAGGAAGTACCATTCCGCGTAGCAATCAATGAGGCGGTGGAACTGGCAAAGAAATATTGTAATCCGGATGCAAGCGGATTTATCAATGCGGTACTGGCAAAGGTTGAGGAACCATGA
- a CDS encoding stage III sporulation protein AF — protein sequence MEQEGEQVLFGWMKSLIFYLLLATIVTHMAPSNQYKQYIRYFIGLVVIVLLASPLKFLFDFGSGDLQELLNEFSHIESQESAAGVGGSITDYYGMGFREGIKKELASYPVEDVAIITDTEGTLLQCTIYLTNNMATDDMEKEIKKYISDVYNLDDVRIYVVRR from the coding sequence ATGGAACAGGAGGGTGAGCAGGTGCTGTTTGGGTGGATGAAAAGTCTGATTTTTTATTTATTGCTGGCGACGATTGTCACACATATGGCACCATCAAACCAGTATAAACAATATATTCGTTATTTTATCGGACTGGTTGTAATCGTGCTTCTGGCAAGTCCGTTGAAATTTTTGTTCGATTTTGGAAGTGGAGATCTGCAGGAGTTGTTAAATGAGTTTTCTCATATTGAGAGTCAGGAGTCAGCGGCAGGTGTTGGCGGAAGTATTACGGATTATTATGGTATGGGATTTCGGGAGGGAATAAAAAAAGAACTTGCATCATATCCGGTGGAAGATGTTGCAATTATTACCGATACAGAAGGAACCTTGTTGCAATGTACGATCTATCTGACCAATAATATGGCAACAGATGATATGGAAAAAGAAATAAAAAAATACATTTCAGATGTCTATAATCTGGATGATGTTCGTATATATGTAGTAAGACGGTGA
- a CDS encoding SpoIIIAC/SpoIIIAD family protein, with product MNLGVTMVFAIVAVILALSLKSKSPEYSAFISVAVCLVLLFICVSRMRVMLSGIETLTDKIRMDSTYLVILVKLIGIAYICEFAASISKDAGYSAVASQIELLGKLTMLVVSLPVFMQVVQTVLALIN from the coding sequence ATGAATCTGGGTGTGACAATGGTGTTTGCAATTGTGGCAGTCATCCTGGCGTTGTCCCTGAAATCAAAAAGTCCGGAATACAGTGCATTTATCAGTGTTGCAGTGTGTCTGGTTCTTTTATTTATCTGTGTGTCGCGGATGCGGGTGATGCTTTCCGGCATTGAAACACTGACAGACAAGATCCGGATGGACAGTACTTATCTGGTAATTCTGGTCAAATTGATTGGGATTGCCTATATCTGTGAGTTCGCAGCGAGTATCAGCAAGGATGCCGGGTATAGTGCGGTTGCCTCTCAGATTGAGCTGTTGGGAAAATTGACGATGCTTGTGGTATCACTTCCGGTATTTATGCAGGTCGTGCAGACTGTTTTGGCGTTGATCAATTGA
- a CDS encoding polyprenyl synthetase family protein, with the protein MKYDAKVIEQMIQPYMPAEEGHQKTVLAAMNYAVKAGGKRLRPMMLRLCYDMFAAEPEEALVRPFMAAMEMIHTYSLVHDDLPAMDNDELRRGLPTVHVKFGEDMAILAGDALLNFAFETACLGFSVKPGDVNVEKAFAVLAKKAGIYGMVGGQVLDVERAGMPMNEAQLAFIYENKTGALIAAACMCGAYLAGAEDMVVAQLEEAAYAVGLAFQVQDDILDLVGNEQVLGKPIHSDDKNHKITYVTLHGMDAAKQYVSEMSQKAVSILENISVFDAEAKADMIALVKSLINRDH; encoded by the coding sequence ATGAAGTATGATGCCAAGGTAATTGAACAGATGATACAACCATATATGCCTGCAGAAGAAGGGCACCAGAAGACGGTGCTTGCTGCGATGAATTATGCGGTAAAAGCAGGTGGAAAAAGACTTCGTCCGATGATGCTCCGTCTGTGCTACGATATGTTTGCGGCTGAACCGGAGGAGGCACTGGTGCGTCCATTTATGGCAGCAATGGAGATGATTCATACATATTCACTCGTTCATGATGATCTTCCGGCAATGGACAATGATGAGCTGCGAAGAGGACTTCCGACCGTGCATGTCAAGTTTGGTGAGGATATGGCAATTTTAGCCGGAGATGCATTGTTAAACTTTGCATTTGAGACAGCCTGTCTGGGATTTTCTGTCAAGCCGGGTGATGTCAATGTAGAGAAGGCATTTGCCGTGCTTGCAAAAAAAGCAGGTATCTATGGTATGGTTGGTGGACAGGTTTTGGATGTGGAGCGCGCCGGGATGCCAATGAATGAGGCACAGCTTGCATTCATCTACGAGAATAAAACAGGTGCTTTAATCGCAGCGGCCTGCATGTGTGGCGCGTATCTTGCCGGTGCGGAGGATATGGTTGTGGCACAGCTTGAAGAGGCGGCATATGCAGTCGGACTTGCATTTCAGGTACAGGATGATATCCTGGATCTTGTTGGTAACGAGCAGGTACTTGGAAAGCCGATTCATTCCGATGATAAAAATCATAAGATTACATATGTGACACTGCATGGGATGGATGCTGCAAAACAGTATGTGTCAGAGATGTCCCAAAAGGCGGTTTCCATATTGGAGAATATAAGCGTATTTGATGCGGAGGCAAAGGCGGATATGATCGCACTTGTGAAAAGTCTGATCAACCGTGACCATTAA